The following are encoded in a window of Collinsella aerofaciens genomic DNA:
- the istA gene encoding IS21 family transposase, producing the protein MERNVMGELNVYRGSGAKPNFSEIARRHGMDRHTVAKYRREGESAADGRSARGSAFDPLEEVIRAKAQLPGMTKMAVYAFLREGRGEGLPGYGAFTAWCRARDVPFGGAGGREPHPRFETPPGRQLQFDWKEGMRLVDSEGEVFEFSVFTATLGYSRKHRFIPVRSRTLDDLLSCLLATFTRLGGVPEECITDNMSCLVTVSGRRRTRQERAWRFAREAGFELRLCAPRSPQTKGKDESANRFLNRLLAYGGEFTGWSGLAEAVARVEAQANSEPNRTTGLPPDALFMREKESLRPIGNLRLLESMVGDVSVQTVPPTMLVRAAGREWSVPRRCIGRRVSVIAMPGGQVVVRMAGEEVAVHDAASGPSRPINYDPDHYGQALEGKRGLADADIAEAARANLALLDSLGGA; encoded by the coding sequence ATGGAGCGAAACGTAATGGGAGAGCTGAACGTCTACAGGGGGTCCGGCGCGAAGCCGAACTTCAGCGAGATCGCGAGGAGGCACGGCATGGACCGGCACACGGTCGCCAAGTACCGGCGGGAGGGCGAGTCCGCCGCCGACGGGAGGTCCGCGAGGGGCAGCGCCTTCGACCCGCTCGAGGAGGTGATCCGCGCGAAGGCCCAGCTGCCCGGGATGACCAAGATGGCAGTCTACGCGTTCCTGCGCGAGGGCCGCGGGGAGGGGCTGCCCGGGTACGGCGCCTTCACCGCGTGGTGCCGGGCCCGCGACGTGCCCTTCGGGGGCGCGGGCGGCCGCGAGCCGCACCCGCGGTTCGAGACGCCCCCGGGCAGGCAGCTGCAGTTCGACTGGAAGGAGGGCATGAGGCTCGTCGACTCGGAGGGCGAGGTCTTCGAGTTCAGCGTGTTCACCGCGACGCTCGGCTACTCCCGGAAGCACCGCTTCATACCGGTCAGGAGCCGCACGCTCGACGACCTGCTGTCCTGCCTGCTCGCCACCTTCACCCGCCTCGGCGGCGTCCCGGAGGAGTGCATCACGGACAACATGTCGTGCCTGGTGACCGTCTCGGGCCGCAGGAGGACCAGGCAGGAGAGGGCGTGGCGGTTCGCGCGGGAGGCCGGCTTCGAGCTCAGGCTCTGCGCGCCGCGCTCGCCGCAGACCAAGGGCAAGGACGAGTCGGCCAACCGCTTCCTGAACCGCCTGCTCGCCTACGGCGGCGAGTTCACCGGGTGGAGCGGCCTCGCCGAGGCGGTGGCCCGGGTCGAGGCCCAGGCCAACTCGGAGCCGAACCGCACCACCGGCCTGCCGCCCGACGCGCTGTTCATGCGGGAGAAGGAGAGCCTGCGGCCCATCGGGAACCTCCGGCTCCTCGAGTCGATGGTGGGCGACGTGAGCGTCCAGACCGTCCCGCCGACCATGCTCGTCAGGGCCGCCGGCAGGGAGTGGTCCGTGCCCAGGCGCTGCATCGGCCGGCGCGTGAGCGTCATAGCGATGCCCGGCGGCCAGGTCGTTGTGAGGATGGCCGGCGAGGAGGTCGCCGTCCACGACGCCGCGTCCGGGCCGTCGAGGCCCATCAACTACGACCCCGACCACTATGGGCAGGCCCTCGAGGGGAAGCGGGGCCTGGCCGACGCGGACATCGCCGAGGCCGCGCGCGCCAACCTCGCGCTGCTCGACTCGCTCGGAGGGGCGTGA
- a CDS encoding ATP-binding protein, with the protein MMAGAGASPYELASDAASRLGIAVGAEELATLASDLDLGDGEMAAVAATFSYLAEKRRLASIETLLRLSRLPRREPKTFEGFDFSRIQGRDAAALGKLPSLADLYAHRNVAFVGPGGIGKTHLAQAYGRECCMRGLKTYYIKATELRDRFQKAVQRGNTSRVVSSLVKPSCLIVDEVGRCVYDRPCTDLFFDVVDRRYEKEGPNAMVLTSNIAPSGWDEFFTGDDTLLCALGRLFDKASVFVMRGPSYRGRELDTYSVEAVPQAVKVRGIQPEGM; encoded by the coding sequence ATGATGGCGGGCGCGGGGGCGAGCCCCTACGAGCTCGCGAGCGACGCCGCGTCGAGGCTCGGGATCGCCGTCGGGGCGGAGGAGCTCGCGACCCTCGCCTCGGACCTCGACCTCGGCGACGGGGAGATGGCCGCCGTGGCAGCCACCTTCTCCTACCTTGCGGAGAAGAGGAGGCTCGCCTCCATCGAGACGCTGCTGAGGCTGAGCAGGCTGCCCAGGCGCGAGCCCAAGACCTTCGAGGGCTTCGACTTCTCCAGGATCCAGGGCCGGGACGCGGCCGCGCTGGGCAAGCTCCCGTCGCTGGCCGACCTCTACGCGCACCGCAACGTCGCCTTCGTCGGGCCCGGCGGCATAGGGAAGACGCACCTCGCGCAGGCCTACGGGCGCGAGTGCTGCATGCGGGGGCTCAAGACCTACTACATAAAGGCGACCGAGCTCAGGGACAGGTTCCAGAAGGCCGTCCAGCGGGGAAACACCTCGCGGGTCGTCTCCTCGCTCGTCAAGCCGTCGTGCCTCATCGTTGACGAGGTGGGGAGATGCGTCTACGACAGGCCGTGCACCGACCTGTTCTTCGATGTCGTCGACAGGCGCTACGAGAAGGAGGGGCCGAACGCGATGGTCCTCACGAGCAACATCGCCCCGAGCGGGTGGGATGAGTTCTTCACGGGCGACGACACGCTCCTCTGCGCCCTCGGCAGGCTGTTCGACAAGGCGTCGGTGTTCGTGATGCGGGGCCCGAGCTACCGCGGCAGGGAGCTTGACACCTACTCGGTGGAGGCCGTCCCCCAGGCGGTGAAGGTGAGGGGGATCCAGCCCGAGGGGATGTAG